DNA from Nitrospina gracilis Nb-211:
GGGCGGACATGCGCCGTGCGGTTCTGCGCGAATCCACCCTCATCCGCGCCAACCTGAACGACGCCAAACTGATCAAGGCCGACTTTTCGAAAACCGTGACCACCGCCGCCAAACTGACGGGAGCGGACCTCTCCCGCTCCAGCTTCAAGCAGGCGGATTTGACGGACACCGACCTCTCTGATGCGAAGCTCAGTATCGGTGTGTTTTTCGAAGCGAATTTCACCAACGCCCAGCTCACCCGCGCGGAAATCAAGGGGGCGAAACTGCACGGCGCGCTGTTTCAGGACACGAAGATGATGCGGGTCGATTGCACCAACGCGGACCTGACCGAAGCGAAGATGATCCGCGCGGAAGTGGCGCGGGCCCGATTCAACGGAGCCATCATGCGTCGCGCCAATCTGGAAGGCTCCAACCTGAGCGAATGCATCCTCGATATCGCCGACCTCAACAACGCCATCCTGAACGACGTGAAGCTCGACGGCGCGCACATGAACCGCACCAAGCTCAACGACTCCAAACTGCGCGGCGCGGTCCTCCGCGGCGTCAACCTGAGCCGCGCCAAGCTCGGGAAAGCGGACCTCACGGACAGCGACCTGAGCGACGCCAACCTGGAAGGCACGGACCTCACAGGAGCCCAGCTGGACGGCTCCGACCTGAGCCGGGCAAACCTGAAAGAAGCGGTGCTGGAAAAGGCCTCACTCAAAAACGCCGCGCTCGTCGGGGCGGACTTGCGCAAGGCCAAACTGAAAGGCTGTGTGCTGGAAGGCGCGGACCTGGCGGGGGCGAGACTGCGTCATGCGTCGCTGGTCAAAGCCGCGCTCAAAGGCGCGGACCTCCACCGCACCGAACTCGATGAAGCGGATTTTTCCAACGCCGACCTGCGAGGCGCCAACCTCACCGGCGCGAAGCTGTGGGGCGCGAACCTCACGCAGACCAACCTTGAAGGCGCGAAAACCGAGCACGCCGATTTCACCGACGCCAAGGGGTACAAGTAAGACCGGCGACATCCGCCACCTGCCTTCCCTGCCCTCCAGGCGTCCGTTCCCGTTTTATATTTCCGTGCAAAAAAAAACGCCCCGCAACCATTTCATCTCGAAACGGTGCGAGGCGTGTTGTTGCTTCTCTGCGCACGGCTAGGCGAACTCGAAATCCAAGACGGGTTCCTGCCTCAACGCCCGTTCTTCTTCCAGAATGTAGTCGTCCACCAGTTCATGGTAATCGTCGAACCAGAACGCTTCCGGATTGCGCCTGTACACCATGAAGCGCGAACTGTTCCGGTTCTCCGCCGCACGCTGATACTTGAAGTAGATGTTGCGCGCCGACAGGCCGATGATTTCGATTTTGCCCGTGCTGTGCGACATCACGAAGCGCGCCCGCTTGGCGAGGCCGGAGCCGCGCATGCGGGCCAGTTCGAAAATCTCGTATGCCTTTTCGATCGGCAGGGTGTATGGACGGTTGCCCAGCGTTGGCCGGCAATGGAACACGTAGTACGGCGGCACGCCCATGAATGACAACCGGTTCATCAGTTCGCTCAGGATCTGCGGATCGTCGTTGACCCCCGCAATCATCGGCGTCTGGTTGACGACGATGGCCCCGGACCTCATCAGGAAATTCAGTCCGCGCACCGCTTCTTCCGTCAGCTCGCGCGGGTGATTGAAATGCGCCATCACATAAATGCGCTTCTCCGGCAGGCTGTATTTTTCGAACATGGCCCGCAGGGAATCGTCGTTGTAAATGCGCATGGGATTGAACGCCGGAATTTTCGTACCGATGCGGATGATCTTCACGTGATCGATCTCCCGCACCTGCCGGATGATCGGCTCCAGCTTGGATGTGGACATGATCAGCGGGTCGCCGCCTGTCAACAGGACATTATTGATCTCCGGATGCTCGCGGATGTAAGCCAGGCCCTCGGAGATGTCCTTGGTGACTTCGTCATTTTCGTCCATGAACAGCCGCTTGCGGAAACAGAACCGACAGTAGGCCGCGCAGACTTCGTTCACCAGAAGCAACGCGGTGGAATCGTACTTGTGTTCGATGCCGTGGGCCACGGTATAGGACTCTTCGTCCGAGGCGTCCAGCCGTCCCCATTCATTCAATTCGCTGACGTCGGGGATCACGATTTTGCGGATGGGATCGTCCGGATCGTCCCAGTCGATCAGCGATTGGTAGTACTCGTTGGTCCGGAAAATGAACTGCTCGCTGACCGGCTCCAGCGCCTTTATGTTTTCCTGGCTCAACTCCGGGATTTGTCCCAGTTTCGTCAGGTATTTCGGCTTCTTGTCGCCACCCTTGTATTGAGACTTCTGAAACATGCCAACACCCCCTTTAATATCTGCTGCGAGGCCTTCCGGCAAAATTCGTAGCAAAGGTGATTCCTTTCAAAGAGCAAAACTTCCCCGAGGGTTTTACTCTTCTGCAACTCAATTTTCAGCTAAGGATTATTCAAATGAAACCAGGGTTCGGCTTCAATGGCGAATCCAATGAATCATTGGACCGGGGATGGAATGGTTCCCTCTTCAAAAATCAAAACTCAATTTTTGAATTTATGTAAAAAGAGAAAATATGATTATCAAATTTATGAGGGTCGATCAACCTCTAATTGGTTTCGATTCACCCCAAACAATTTGAACTGTGCTTTCTTACATTTTCTCACAATTGCAAATGGTCGAGTGATTTTATGAAAAATAAAACTTTGCACAAAAAAAAATTTCTCATTCATTCCCGTTGAAACTTTGCAATGAATCGCAAAGGCACAAAAAAAATTTTTAACAAAGATTTTTTCTTCACATTTCTATTTTGGGAATTGGATGAGCGGAACCCCGCTTCACTTGTCAATACAACGTCCTTAGTTTCCGGAATCGCCATTAGCCCAATCAAACGGCAGGGTTAACCGGGTACCGCAAAGCCATACCCCGGTCCGGGCCGGAATCAATTTACCCCCAGGTTCGGGATTCCCGGGTTTTCCCGCAAAAATCGGTGGATCTATCTTTTGCCACAAAAGCGAAAGTAAGGCGAAATAAAAAGGGCCGCCAGAGTTTTCCGGTCAAGACTCAAACCCAAAAACAACATACTAGAAAACAATCAAAGAGAATGTCAGCGAAGAAGGGGGAGTTCTCCCACAGGCTGTCAGCCCGAGGACAGAACCGACAGAGATTCGCCCACTTTGCGGAAAGCCTCCACCGCCCGGTCAAGGTCTTCGGTCTCGTGAGCCGCTGAAATTTGCAGGCGTATCCGCGCTTCGCCCTTCGGCACCACGGGGTAACTGAAGCCGATCACGTAGATGCCCTCCTTCAGCAGAGCGTCGGCCATCTGGTGCGCCAGACGGGCCTCGCCCAGCATGATGGGGATGATGGGATGCTCGCCGGGCTTGATGGCGAACCCGGCCTGGGCGATGCGCTCCCGGAAATAGCGGGTGTTGGCCGCGAGCTTTTTAACCAGATTTTGATTAGCGTCGATGAAATCAATCACTTTCGAGGTGACGGCGGCAATCACCGGCGACAGCGAGTTGGAAAACAGGTACGGCCGCGAACGTTGCCGCAACAGGTCCACCACTTCCCTGCGGGCGGCGGTGAATCCGCCGGACGCCCCGCCCAGCGCCTTGCCGAAAGTCGAGGTGACGATCCCCACCCTGCTCATAACATCGCCATATTCAATGCTTCCGCGTCCGGTCGGGCCGAAGAACCCGGTGGCGTGGCTGTCGTCCACCATCACCGTCGCGCCGTAACGGTCGGCCAGATCGCATAAATCCTTCAACCGTGCCACATCTCCGTCCATGCTGAACACGCCGTCGGTGGCGATGAGCTTGAACCGGTATTTTTCCGCCGCCTTTTTCAGACGCGTCTCCAGGTGATCCATGTCGCTGTGGCCGTAACGGAAGCGCATGGCCTTACACAGGCGGGTGCCGTCGATGATGCTGGCGTGGTTGAGCCGGTCGCTGAACAGCGCGTCCTTTTCCGTCAGCAGAGTCTCGAACAGGCCGGTGTTGGCGTCGAAGCACGACGAATAAAGGATTGTGTCCTCCATGCCCAGGAACCGGGAAACCTTGCTTTCCAATTCTTTATGGACTTCATGCGTGCCGCAGATGAAGCGCACCGAGGCCATGCCGTAGCCGTACCGGTCGAGCGCCTCCTTACCGGCGGCGATCAACTCCGGGTGGTTGGCGAGCCCCAGATAGTTGTTGGCGCAGAAGTTCAGCACCTCGCCTTCGCGGGTGCGGATGTGCGCGTGCTGGGAGGATAACAGGGTGCGTTCCTCTTTATATAACCCCGCCTCGCGGATGTCCTGCAACTCCTGCCGGATGAATTCGAGATGCTTGCTGTCCATATGCGCGTCGCCTCCTTACGATTGAGGAACGGGGTCGGTCAGAACCGGAAAATGATCTTCGGATGTTCCTGAATGGCGCCTTCAAACGCGTCGCGATCGAAGGAATGAAACGGGAACAACGTTCCTTTCCCCTTATTCAGGATCACCTCGTAAATTTTATCCTGCAGGTCGTGGCCTTTGGACATCAACAGGTTGCTCATGGTGTACCAGGTCTGGAACACCTCGCGGCCGACGATGCCATGCAGGGTTTTGCCGTGCATGATGATCTGCTGGTAGTCGGTCAGGGTGAAATCCCCCGCCGACAGGCCGAACAGGATGACGTCGCCTCCAGCGCGGGTGGCGGCAATGGCGGTGTTGAGGGCACGGTTGCTCCCGGACATCTCGAACGCCACGTCCACCCCGGCGCCGAAACAGTCGTCTCGGATGCGCTGGGCGATGTCCGTGTCGGGTCCCGTCTCCCCTGCCTCGACGGTCTTGTCCACCGCCAGCGTCCGGTCCACGCCCAGCCTCTCGGCCAGCTTGAGATTTTTTTCGTTGGGATCGACGCCGATAATGTGGGTCGCGCCCATCGCCCGCGCCACCAGGATGGTGAACAGGCCGATGGTGCCGCACCCGAAAATGGCCACCGTACGCCCGCGCAGGTCCACCCGGCTGCACGCATGCACCGCATTGCCCAATGGGTCCTGAATCGCCGCCACCTCCGGCCGGATGCGGTCGGTGTCCACCCGCCACAGCTCCTTGGCCGGGAGCTTGATGTAGTCGGCGAAACAGCCATCGGTGGAGATGCCGATGATCAAATGGTCGGCGCATACGTGCTGGTCGCCAATCTTGCACTGGTGGCAGCGTCCGCAGAAGATGTGGGATTCAGTCGAAACCGTATCGCCCGCCTTGTACCCATAATGATTGGCGGCGTAGGACCCGGCCTCCACCACTTCGCCCAGCAGTTCATGGCCCATGATGCGGTAATGCCGGCCTTCCCGGTGCATCGAGTCGAAAATCATGTCGCGGAACGACTTGCGAAACCAGATGCCCTTGTCGGTGCCGCAAAATCCGGCAAACCGGGGTTTGATGATGACCTTGCCACCGTCATCGGGGCACTTGCGTTCGTCGAGCGACGGTTCACTCACGTCGGTGAACGTCATGCCGCGGGTGGTTTCCCAGTCTTTTTTCTGGATGTCGAGAATGAGGGCTTTCACAGGGTGCTCCCAAAAAGGTTACATATTTTAATATGGGAACTGACGACGACGGGCGCAAACGAATTACAGGGTTGGGAAACGCGGAGTTTCAGGAAGCGGGACGCGCCCGGTGCCGCGCCCAGTCGCGCAGGTACTGAACCTTTTCCTTCATCGTCACCGCCAGGGGCACGGTCCGGCCGATCTCCTCAGCCACATCTTCGGTGGTGAACTCGCGGTTTCCGGCAAACGCACGGTACATGGCGGAGAGGATCGCCTGTTCGATCTCCGCGCCGCTGAACTGCTCCGACGCCTTCGCCAGCGCCGCGATGTCGAATTTTTTCGGATCGCGTTTTTTGAGGCGGATGTGGATTTCGAAAATCTTCGCGCGCTCGGCTTCTTTCGGCAGGTCGATGAAGAAAATTTCGTCGAAGCGGCCCTTGCGCAACAGCTCCGGCGGCAGGTCCTCGACGTTGTTGGCGGTGGCGATGACGAACACGGGCTTCGTCTTCTCCTGCATCCACGTCAGGAACGTGGCGAAGATACGCGCCGTGGTGCCGCTGTCCACCGACCCGGAACTCTGGATGCCGGAGAAGCCTTTTTCGATTTCGTCCAGCCACAAAATCGTCGGGCTCATGGCCTCGGCCTGGTGGATCGCCTTTCGCATGTTGTCCTCGGAGGAACCGATGAACGAATCGAAAATCTTGCCGACGTCGAGGCGCAATAAGGGCAGGTTCCATTCGGCGGCGATAGCCTTGGCGGCGAGGCTTTTGCCGCACCCCTGCACGCCCAGCATCAGCAGACCTTTCGGCTCCGGCAGGCCATAGTCGCGCGCCTTCACACTGAAGGCGCGGCCGCGCTCACCAAGCCAGCTTTTCAGTTTGTCGAGACCGCCCACCTCGCTGAGTTGCGTCGAGAGGCCGATGAAATCGAGGATGCCGCTTTTGCGGATCAACTGCTTTTTCTCTTCGATGATGGAGGGCAGATCGTCCCAGCCGAACTGCCGCCCGGTGATGAGCGCCTTGGCGAACACGTTCTCGGCTTCGTTGCGCGTAAGACCCAGCGTCGCCTGCACCACTTTTTCCAGCAACTCCGGCGGCAGGTCGATCTTCACCTTGTCGCTGTCGCGGTACGGCGCGAGCAGTTGGTTGAGTATGGCGGTCAGGTCCTTCGCGTCGGGAAGCGGCAGGTCAAACACGGTGATGTCCTTTTCCAGTTCCGGCGGAATCTTCATCACCGGCGACACCAGCACCACCGTCTTGTAACTTTTCTTGAGGTTGGTGATGAGGTCGCGCAGGCGGCGCACAACAATTTCCTTTTCCAGGAACGGATGAAAATCGCGGAGCACGAAGATGGCTTTTTTGTCCGACGCCTCGATGTGTTTGAGGATGGACTCGGGGTCATTGAAAGTCTGGCCGCCGGCCTTCGAAGGCACGAGTCCCTGCGACAGGCTCCACACGAACAACTCTTTGCGGCTCGACCGCGCGATCTCTTGCAGGATCTCCCCGGCGCGCGCCTCTTCCGAAGTCACCAGGTACAGCAAAGGGTACCGGGCGCGGATGGACAGGGACATGTCTTCCTTGAGTCGTTTCATGGCGTCTCCCGAGTCGATTAAAATTCAAGATAGCCGGAGCGGTCTTCCAGATCCGCCGCGTCCGCGATCAATTGATGATAATGGCACTGTTTGGCGTCCAGCACCACCAGCCGGTTGGTGCCGGGGCTGGCGGCGAGGGTCTTCACGGTGGCGCCGCAATGGATTTTCCACACCAGCTCCCCCGCCGGCACGTTGTAACACGAAACCGCATCGCGTGCCGGCGCCAACTCCAGCAAACCATCGCCGTGCTGGGTGAGTGCCGAACGCGAAGAATGAAGCGTCGCGTCTTGCGGCTGGTAGCCGAGTTTTTCAAACACGAACGCGTGTTTGCCCGTACCGCGGAACACGGCGAAGCGCGGCAGGAGGTCGATGCCGCCCACCGCCTCCGGCAGGGAGAATTTCCAGTCGCGCTCGCCCTTTAAGTTGAAGCGGTGGCACCCGCCGTCGCGGCACCCCAGGTACAGGCCGGACTCGTCCAGCGCCCAGGCATCGATGGGCGCGTTCAGGCGGAGGCGTTTCCCCTTCATCGTTTTCAGGTCCAGCAGGATCGCCACCGCCGGCGACGTGTGAAAGGCCGCCATGCGACTGCGCTGGTGCAACAGAATACGGCGGATAGGCAGGTTGAAGTCGTGCGAGCCTTTCCTGTTGCCGCTTCCGGAATAAAACCCCACCCAGCCGCTGGCGTCGTACGTCATGAAAGCCGCGCCTTCGGGATCGATCCCCACCGCTTTCAGCGGGTAATGATAAAATCCAATCTGCGTCTCCTTGCCGGTTGCCGTGTCCAGCACCCACAGTTCGTTCTCACTCCAGAAAAACGCGCGTTCGCCGGAGCTGGAAAGCCGGGCGTGGTCCATGCCCGTCATGAAGGTTTGCGACAACCGCTCCCGGCCCGTATCATCGAGCAGGCGGAAGTCCTTGCGCCCACCCATCAGAAACCGTTTGCCGTCGGCGGACAGGGACAGCACCGGGTCGCCGTGCGCGAGTGACGGCGGCACCTTCTGCTTCCATATCTCTTTTTTGTCCGACACCTCGCTGAAACTGGTGAGTTCCAGGTAATCGGTGCGCGCCTCCGTGTCCTTCACGAATTTGTAGCAGGAAAGCACGCCGGTTTCCTCGAACACCAGCACCCGGTCGCCCTTGCGATCCACGAACAGCGCTTCCACCGCGTTGTCGAGTTTCGTCTGCCACACCACCTGCGCCTCACGGTCCACCATGTATACCACCTGGAACGGATCGGACAAAAGCAGGTAGTCGCCGTTGCCGCTGACATCGATGTGGTCCACCATGCGGTCGAGGTCGATATGACGCAGGGTGCGCGCCTCGCCATCAAAGATGTACACCCCCTTGTCAAAACAGCAGATGGCGAGCGCGTCACCGGAGTCGCTCGCCACGATTTCCGACGGACGGTCGCGGCCGAGATCGATCGCCGCCGGGCAGTTGACCAGCCACAGGTTGGCGCCGTGACTGGTGTACAGGCCGAGCGAGATCTGGTTGTGCACGATCCAGAACTGGTCCTTTTGCCCGACGGCACGCACCACCCGGCGCGGCGTTGGCAGAGGCAGGCGCTGGTGGATGCGGCCGGAGCCGTCGAGCTTCAGTGTCTCCGCCTTCCAGCCCCACAGGTAAAAGAAACCGCCCTTCGCTTCCACCGAGGTCCATACCGCGTCGTAATCCTGGCGGAACGTCTGCCTGCCCGAAAAATCGAATCCCGTAAGGTGACTATACTCATCCAGCACCGCCACGCGTTTTTTGACGGGCAACAACCGCACCTGCCTGACGGGCCGACCGACGTTCGCATCCCACTGAATGTGGCCGTTGGCGTCGAGCAGTTGCACGTGGCCACCCTCGAAGCCGAGCGCCAGCCAGTGGGAGACGCCGTCGTAGTCGGCACAGGTGACATCCCCCTGCACTTCCAGCGCCCACAGGCGGACACCGGATTTTCTGGTTTGCGATTGTGAGCGTGGCGGCACGGCGTGCGTGATGGGATTAAAGTAATGGTCACGAATTCAAGGGGGTATCAAAGCCCCTCCATCCAATGTAACGAATTTACCGGATTTTTAAAGCCGGAAATGGCGATCGAGGAGGAGCCGTGAAGGTTCAGCGGGAAGGCGGTTCCGGCAAAAATCCATTCAGATGATCCGCCAGCAACCCGGCGAGGGTATCGAGATCGAACGGCCAGGCGTATTGCAGAATGAGGTCGGGAAACTGACTGCGCAGAGTGGTGAGAAGTGCCGGAATTTCCCGTTCCGAGTGGGAGCCGCCCGGGGTGAACATGGTGGGCACAACGGTGACGTGGGTGAACTCCGCCTCAACCAGTTTTTCGACCGCTTCCAGCACCGTGGGCGCGCAGAATTCGTTGTACGCCACCACCAGTTTGGCCGGGGCCACGCGCGGCTCCAATTTCCCGGCCAGCCGTTGCAGGCCGTGGTGATACGGATCGTTCTCCGGCGTGCGCGGCCAGTTGCGGATCTGCCGGTCGAGGTCCATCTCCTCCGCCGTTGGCGGCTGGCCCGTGCCCTTGCGCTCGCCCTCCAGCCGTTTGAGCCGCGAAACCCAGTCCGGCGGGCAGTCTTTAGGCAGGCCTCCGTGCCCCACCAGCACCACCGCGCGTTTCGCTTCCGTCATCGCACACCCTCACTCTTTTTCGCAACATTCGAACTGGTCGTCGGACACCCATTCGATGTGGATGTTGTCCGGCAGGCGCGTGTCCCGGTCCAAATACGCCAGTTCGAGCTGATCACACGTCAGGTTGGTGGCGCCGCTCAGGTCCGCACCGTTCAGGTACGAGTCCTCGAACTCGACGTCTTCCAGGTTGGCATTTTTAAGGATGGCTTCGCTGAGCACGGCCCCTGTGAGGTCGGCCCCACTCAGGTCCGCACCGGTGAGATCGGCGCAGATGAGATAAGAAAAACTCAGGTCCGCGCCCTGCAACTGGGCGTGATCCAGCTTGGCCTTCATCAGCTTGCGGTTGCTCAGGTCGGCTCCCGCCAGCTCGTTTTTGGTTTTCTCAATTTTGACTTTGAATTCAATCCATTCCGGCAACATGATTTCAATCGAATCTGTAATGGTTTAAAGGGGGTGCAGGCGAAACCAGATCAATGTATTCTTGAATCCGCCCGCTTGTCAACCGGATGCGGATCTTTTCCAGCCGGCCTCGCATCGAAACCCGGCCCGGCAAGCATGATACCGACCCCTGCATTAAAAGCCGCGTTTTCTCCGGCTTTCGACAACTCCACATTTTTAACCAAATTTGTCTTTCTAGGGCAATGCAAATGCACCCCTTACCCGAATCTAACAAACACTGCGTAACTTCTAGCCATGCGGAGCCGGACCCGCATCGACCCGAAAAGCTGTGGGTTGCAACTTCGAATTCAAGTCATCAACGCAAAAAGAAAGAAGGAGGACGGTAATGATCCGGAATTTGATCGCTGTGCTGGCCGTGATTGGCCTGCTGATCCCGGCCCAGGCGGTGTGGGCGGAGTCGGATACGGAAAAACGCCTGCGGGTGCTGGAAGAGAAACTGAAACGGTTTGAAAACCTGGATTCCCTTCCGCAGAAGGAGGACTACATCAAGGTGCGGTACGCCAACCCGGGTTTTGAAATGGAAACCGCAGACGGCCTGTTTTCCACCAAGCTCGTGTGGCGTGCGCAGTTGCGGTACACGTTTCCCCACCGCTCCGATCCGCGAAGCGTGTCGGACTTCACCACCCGCTCCGACGCGAGCAACTTTGAAGCCCGCCGCCTCCGCATGAAAATCGGCGGTCACGGATTCAAGCCGTGGATCGACTATTACTTTGAAGTGGACCTGCAACCGTCCCGCGACGTGGACGACAGCAGTACCTCCTCTTCCGCACGGGTCATCGACTACCGCATCACCCTGCAACCGATCGACGAATTCGGTATCCGCGTGGGTCAGTGGAAAGTCGACTACAACCGCGAGCGCGTGGATTCCTCCGGGCGCCAGCAGTTTGTAGAACGGTCCATCGTGAACCGCGTGTTCACCATCGACCGCCAGGTGGGTGTGCAGGTGCGTGGCCGCCTGTTCAAAGGCACCTACGCCGACATGCGGTACTGGGCCGGTGTGTTCAACGGCGAAGGCCGCTCCGTCAACAACCCGGACAACGACATGATGTACATGGGCCGCCTGCAGTGGAACTTCCTCGGCCGCGACCTGAAATGGCGTCAGTCGGACGTGGCTTTCCATAAAGAGCCGACCGGCAGTCTCGCATTTGCCGCGGCCACCAACAACGGCAAGTGCAGTCGCTGGAGTTCATCCGGATGTGGCAACCTGAGCGGCCTGACCGGCCCCGGCACCACTTCCCAGAACTTCAAAGTCGAACAGTACGTTCAGGAATTCGCGTTCAAGTACCGGGGCCTGTCGATCCAGGAAGAGTTTCACTGGAAGGACGTGGAAGACAAACGCAACATGACCACCCACAAGTACAAAGGTATGTACGCGCAGGCCGGTTACTTTTTTCACGGCTTGATTCCGCAGATTCCCGAGAAACTGGAACTCGCCGCCCGCTACGCGTTTGTCGATGCGCCGGTGGCGACCAACGTGGCGCTCCAGGATAAACGGGAGGAATACACGGTCGGCCTCAACTACTTCTTCTCCGGCCACGACAATAAAATCACTGTCGACTATTCCTTCCTGGAACTGGAAGATGCATCTACGGGAATGAGCTTCGACGACAGTCGTGTCCGCCTTCAGTGGGACGTTTCCTTCTAAGGAAGCCGCACCCACAATCAGGATTGCCCCCGGAAGTCCCTCAGATTTGCGGGCTTTATAACCAGCGATCGGGATTCTTCCTTCTCACTGGCTTACCTCCAGTCGGCCGCCCTCCCCTGCGGGAGAGGGCGGCCGGCTTCTTTTCTCAGTTACATTATGCCTATACGGGCACCTTTCCAGTTAAACATAAAAAAAATCATTTAAAATTAGAGATTTACGAGTATCGAATTTTTTCGATAATATGTCGTTTTTTTTGTGGTTGTTTGGCTTATTTTGGTTAGAATAAACTCTATGTCTTTTTCCAATGTTCTACAGTTGAAATTCGTATGCGAACTAAAACCTTGAATATCGCGTCCATGCAGAAAATCCAAAAGGAAAGGGCAAGACTCTCTTTCAGGCAGTATTTCCAGTACGATCTGGCCAATTTGAAAGGAGACTTTTTTGGGGGCGTCACCGCGGGCATCGTCGCCCTTCCTCTGGCGCTCGCCTTTGGGGTTCAATCCGGGATGGGAGCGATCGCCGGGCTCTACGGCGCGATAGCGCTGGGATTTTTCGCCGCCCTGTTTGGCGGCACCCGCCAGCAGATAAGCGGCCCGACCGGCCCCATGACGGTGGTTTCCACGGTTGTGGTGATGACCGCCATTCAGAGTATGGGCAGTCTGGAGGCCGCCTTCGGCACCATCATCACCACCTTTTTTATATCCGGGATGTTTCTGATTGCGTACGGTGTCATGAAACTCGGCACCTACATCCGCTATATCCCCTACCCGGTGGTTTCCGGGTTCATGACGGGTATCGGGGTGATCATCATCATCCTGCAGATCTTTCCCTTCATGGGGCAGGAGTCGCCTAAAAAAATCCTGTCCGTCTTTCATGAACTGCCCGCAGCCCTGACCGCCATCAACTGGGAAGCCGTTCTGGCGGCTTCCGTCACCATCGCCATCATTTATATATTTCCGAGAATCACCAAAGCCATTCCGAGCACGCTGGTCGCGCTTCTTGCCGTCTCCGGTATTTCCAACTGGGTGGGACTGAACGTGCCCCTGATCGG
Protein-coding regions in this window:
- a CDS encoding OprO/OprP family phosphate-selective porin translates to MIRNLIAVLAVIGLLIPAQAVWAESDTEKRLRVLEEKLKRFENLDSLPQKEDYIKVRYANPGFEMETADGLFSTKLVWRAQLRYTFPHRSDPRSVSDFTTRSDASNFEARRLRMKIGGHGFKPWIDYYFEVDLQPSRDVDDSSTSSSARVIDYRITLQPIDEFGIRVGQWKVDYNRERVDSSGRQQFVERSIVNRVFTIDRQVGVQVRGRLFKGTYADMRYWAGVFNGEGRSVNNPDNDMMYMGRLQWNFLGRDLKWRQSDVAFHKEPTGSLAFAAATNNGKCSRWSSSGCGNLSGLTGPGTTSQNFKVEQYVQEFAFKYRGLSIQEEFHWKDVEDKRNMTTHKYKGMYAQAGYFFHGLIPQIPEKLELAARYAFVDAPVATNVALQDKREEYTVGLNYFFSGHDNKITVDYSFLELEDASTGMSFDDSRVRLQWDVSF